The proteins below are encoded in one region of Citrobacter enshiensis:
- a CDS encoding anaerobic C4-dicarboxylate transporter, translating into MGARLGGIGIGFAGGLGVLVLAAIGVKPGNIPFDVISIIMAVIAAISAMQVAGGLDYLVHQTEKLLRKNPKYITILAPIVTYFLTIFAGTGNISLATLPVIAEVAKEQGIKPCRPLSTGGGLCTDRQSTASPISAAVVYMSSVMEGHGISYIHLLSVVIPSTLLAVLVMSFLVTMLFNSKLSDDPVYRKRLEEGLVELRGERQVEIKSGAKSSVWLFLLGVVCVVGLCHHQQPEPRPGR; encoded by the coding sequence TTGGGCGCCAGACTTGGGGGCATTGGTATAGGATTTGCAGGTGGGCTTGGCGTTTTGGTTCTGGCAGCCATAGGCGTGAAGCCCGGTAATATCCCGTTCGATGTTATTTCCATCATCATGGCGGTAATCGCAGCCATCTCTGCCATGCAGGTCGCAGGCGGTCTGGACTATCTGGTTCACCAGACAGAAAAACTGCTGCGTAAAAACCCGAAATACATCACGATCCTCGCTCCGATTGTGACTTATTTCCTGACTATCTTTGCAGGTACAGGCAACATCTCTCTGGCAACTCTGCCAGTTATCGCTGAAGTGGCGAAGGAACAAGGGATCAAACCTTGCCGTCCGCTCTCCACTGGCGGTGGTCTCTGCACAGATCGCCAATCTACCGCGTCGCCAATCTCTGCGGCGGTGGTATACATGTCTTCCGTCATGGAAGGTCATGGCATCAGCTACATTCACCTGCTGTCCGTGGTCATTCCGTCCACCCTGCTGGCAGTGCTGGTAATGTCCTTCCTGGTCACCATGCTGTTTAACTCTAAACTTTCTGACGATCCGGTATACCGTAAGCGTCTGGAAGAAGGTTTGGTTGAGCTGCGCGGCGAGCGCCAGGTTGAGATCAAGTCCGGTGCGAAATCATCCGTTTGGTTGTTCCTGCTGGGCGTGGTTTGTGTTGTGGGCTTATGCCATCATCAACAGCCCGAGCCTCGGCCTGGTCGCTAA
- a CDS encoding anaerobic C4-dicarboxylate transporter family protein has translation MLWAYAIINSPSLGLVAKPLMNTTNAILIIMLSVATLTTIICRIETDSILNSSTFKAGMSACICILGVAWLGRHLRFCQHRLDQRHCW, from the coding sequence GTGTTGTGGGCTTATGCCATCATCAACAGCCCGAGCCTCGGCCTGGTCGCTAAACCGCTGATGAACACCACCAACGCAATTCTGATCATCATGCTGAGCGTCGCAACGCTGACCACCATTATCTGCCGTATTGAGACTGATTCCATCCTGAACTCCAGCACCTTCAAAGCAGGGATGAGCGCCTGTATTTGTATCCTGGGTGTGGCATGGCTGGGGCGACACCTTCGTTTCTGCCAACATCGATTGGATCAAAGACACTGCTGGTA